A stretch of Panthera tigris isolate Pti1 chromosome E2, P.tigris_Pti1_mat1.1, whole genome shotgun sequence DNA encodes these proteins:
- the LOC102965346 gene encoding zinc finger protein 501-like yields the protein MAAAAPRDSAQDTVTFEDVVVYFSWEEWGLLDETQRCLYHDVMLENFALVISLGCWYGMEDEEALSVPRMSLGKATDPGPPMWKAHPCEKCVLVGRDILYLAEDQGPHPGQKSYTCEACGKQLWFSTSLHQHQKHNEEKPFRWDMELVTSYKLHVSGKPFPCGEIGKDFLAILSLLQHQATLKGAKPHSSFEHGESFQGGKSPHTCSDYGKSFSCDYNKLFQPQQLDPRESSHAWENCAKPFNQSSILSNCQRAYPATRSYECNECGRSFSQSYNLIQHHRIHTGARPYKCSECGKAFSFKFRLVQHLQIHTRVRPYACGECGKAFSYSSTLIKHQRVHTREKPYKCGECGNSFSQSSNLIQHQKIHSGARPYKCNECAKSFSYKCKLVQHLRIHTGERPYECGECGKSFSHRSTLNQHQRIHTGARPYKCNECEKSFSQKSNLIQHRRVHTGEKPYECGECGKSFSQSSHIIQHRKLHTR from the exons ATGGCGGCGGCCGCGCCCAGGGACTCAGCTCAG GATACTGTGACCTTTGAAGACGTGGTCGTGTACTTCTCCTGGGAGGAGTGGGGTCTCCTTGATGAGACTCAGAGATGCCTGTACCACgatgtgatgctggagaacttTGCACTTGTGATCTCACTGG GTTGCTGGTACGGAATGGAGGACGAGGAGGCACTTTCTGTGCCACGAATGTCACTGGGCAAGGCTACAGATCCAGGTCCACCCATGTGGAAAGCTCATCCCTGCGAGAAGTGTGTCTTGGTTGGGAGAGATATTCTGTACCTGGCAGAGGACCAAGGACCACATCCGGGCCAGAAATCCTACACCTGTGAGGCATGCGGGAAGCAGTTGTGGTTCAGCACAAGCCTTCACCAGCACCAGAAGCACAACGAAGAGAAGCCATTCAGGTGGGACATGGAGCTTGTGACAAGCTACAAGTTGCACGTGTCAGGGAAGCCCTTCCCTTGCGGGGAGATAGGGAAGGACTTCCTGGCCATACTGAGTCTCCTCCAGCATCAGGCCACTCTCAAAGGGGCAAAACCACACAGCAGCTTCGAGCACGGGGAGTCCTTTCAGGGCGGAAAAAGTCCACACACATGCAGTGACTATGGGAAATCATTCAGCTGTGACTATAATAAACTTTTCCAGCCTCAGCAGCTTGACCCTAGGGAAAGTTCCCATGCCTGGGAGAACTGTGCAAAACCTTTTAACCAAAGCTCCATCCTGAGTAATTGCCAGAGAGCTTACCCAGCAACAAGGTCTTACGAGTGCAACGAATGTGGGAGATCCTTCAGCCAAAGCTACAACCTCATTCAACACCACAGAATTCACACTGGCGCAAGGCCTTACAAGTGCAgcgaatgtggaaaagccttcagctTCAAATTCAGGCTTGTGCAGCACCTGCAAATTCACACCAGAGTGAGGCCCTACGCGTGTGGCGAATGCGGGAAAGCCTTCAGCTACAGCTCTACCCTCATTAAACACCAGAGAGTTCACACGAGAGAGAAGCCTTACAAGTGTGGCGAGTGTGGGAATTCCTTCAGCCAAAGCTCCAACCTCATTCAACACCAGAAAATTCACAGTGGAGCAAGGCCTTATAAATGCAACGAATGTGCAAAATCCTTCAGCTACAAATGCAAACTTGTTCAGCACCTGCGCATTCACACCggagaaaggccttatgagtgtggtgaatgtgggaaatccttcAGCCACAGGTCCACTCTCAATCAAcaccagagaattcacactggagcCAGACCTTATAAGTGCAATGAGTGTGAGAAATCCTTTAGCCAAAAGTCCAACCTCATTCAGCACCGGAGAGTCCACACAGGAGAAAAGCCTTACGAGTGTGGGGAATGTGGGAAATCCTTCAGCCAAAGCTCTCACATCATTCAGCACCGAAAACTTCACACCAGATAA